In the Mya arenaria isolate MELC-2E11 chromosome 11, ASM2691426v1 genome, one interval contains:
- the LOC128209543 gene encoding complement C1q-like protein 4 yields the protein MSKVAIVLFVLVGICHGLDIEAVLERLESLERKVAGQGQVIAAQAKHIEELELKVNPDKRLVFNGEGPIAFTSQVSPRVVRHMHDGDGVIFDRVLLNAGGGYNNATGSFTVPLSGIYLFAVSVFDHMATAATGNAKIHAEIVQNNSTIGRVFAHADMHNRDQGAETVIVTVNTGDVIWVRVVDNNDLGLGGEFYTSFAGYMLWQM from the exons ATGTCGAAGGTTGCGATTGTTCTGTTTGTTCTGGTAGGGATTTGCCATGGACTGGATATTGAAGCCGTATTGGAGAGACTGGAATCTCTTGAACGAAAAG TTGCAGGCCAGGGCCAGGTTATAGCTGCCCAAGCCAAGCATATCGAAGAGCTTGAACTGAAAG TTAACCCCGACAAGCGACTGGTGTTCAATGGAGAAGGACCCATCGCGTTTACATCACAAGTATCTCCGCGCGTTGTGCGCCACATGCACGACGGTGACGGCGTTATATTCGACCGCGTCCTCTTGAACGCAGGCGGCGGGTACAACAACGCCACAGGTTCTTTCACCGTCCCGTTGTCCGGCATTTACCTATTTGCTGTCTCTGTGTTCGACCATATGGCGACAGCAGCCACAGGTAACGCGAAGATTCACGCCGAAATCGTCCAGAACAACAGCACCATCGGGCGCGTGTTCGCTCACGCAGATATGCACAACCGCGACCAAGGCGCCGAGACGGTCATAGTCACAGTAAACACCGGCGACGTCATATGGGTGAGAGTTGTCGACAACAACGACCTGGGTCTCGGCGGGGAGTTCTACACGTCCTTTGCGGGCTACATGCTTTGGCAGATGTAG
- the LOC128209544 gene encoding cerebellin-3-like, which translates to MSKAAIVLLLLVGICHGLDMEAVLKRLDYLEQKVEDQAKRIEELELKGNPDKRLVLNGEGPIAFTSQVTPHVVSHMHKGDGVIFDRVLLNAGGGYHNVTGQFTVPLSGIYLFAVSVFDHVERANAGTTKVHAEIVQNNVTIGRVFAHADDHYRDQGAETVIVTANTGDVIWVRVVDNNDLGLGGDFYTSFAGYMLWQM; encoded by the exons ATGTCGAAAGCTGCGATAGTTTTGCTTTTATTGGTAGGGATTTGCCATGGACTGGACATGGAAGCCGTATTGAAGAGACTGGACTATCTGGAACAGAAAG ttgaAGACCAGGCCAAACGTATCGAAGAGCTAGAACTGAAAG GTAATCCCGACAAGCGACTGGTGCTAAATGGGGAAGGGCCTATCGCGTTTACATCACAAGTGACTCCGCACGTTGTGAGCCACATGCACAAGGGTGACGGCGTTATATTCGACCGCGTCCTCTTGAACGCAGGCGGCGGATATCACAACGTCACTGGTCAGTTTACCGTCCCGTTGTCTGGAATCTACCTGTTCGCTGTATCCGTGTTTGACCATGTAGAGAGGGCAAACGCTGGTACCACGAAAGTCCACGCCGAGATCGTTCAGAACAACGTCACCATCGGGCGCGTGTTTGCTCACGCAGACGACCACTACCGCGACCAAGGCGCCGAGACTGTAATAGTCACGGCGAACACCGGTGACGTTATTTGGGTGAGAGTCGTTGACAACAACGACCTCGGTCTTGGCGGGGATTTCTACACGTCTTTCGCGGGCTACATGCTGTGGCAGATGTAG